From the genome of Plasmodium malariae genome assembly, chromosome: 9, one region includes:
- the PmUG01_09052000 gene encoding conserved Plasmodium protein, unknown function: MEGVNEKNHIIDKNKVESANKYIYTKFPAFDTHKKIKDYNKKISELVLENGKLKRYMKNIEKRIIEENDNFNTNFSNYEIAICKALRLGYSCIYLCCALSKVINKSKKFVFTELLRRRDKFKNNLIRSYIHKNSFDKLFINSLFIKIDNIYEKNKNFFTSTVVALIKRKMKCIFKMFMNKILELTNQEQIFPNNKLVQYVCHMNSNQSNVSTVEKRDLTLGLVKLMDILRIHAYAILKYSFTKIQKKDANNLFAKGRSSKSFTCTSEQSNNLVILDRDRINEEWKKDRMEKENAVEKFNGGKANYYKENDECDENSKYAEKGVEEKNKVVSHVSSICNRDTRRIFPNNNNLEKKEKVEFAHGKNHLLLDKQNGRYNLHDAYFNFEQDNPSVRSHLPHPKEVYNYLYYKELKKLKKSTPDNFLNNDESTDFEDYLQCVEKNGEVCYLDDSLMEKFFFKRQSTRNTSDEDTLNGNIEDNGIESYKYKEKNINKNNLIFDYTETKESKKNNTELFLNRVSSFSNSYKLNFIDKKNLHEDNFINPPLLYENKKIAQRENQSNEEKLNEGKKKKKKINFYEQIELKSECSENLINILDNSKKEGYQKDENILNSSFKKKNNMKLSDGLMRDNIHLDNIISCKDNYEKRVEQIYGKENMGDDYYNYNCDYEYDVEDYKSDNSIKRKISLHDFEEKFRSMMYQLSTDNEENEDTESKEKENLYIDRIQNMQRGLHKIKEKNFLCLVGEGPPDVLEINSNGKYSFIDVDEKEVKGVDSNGKNNRILCAIRKY; encoded by the coding sequence ATGGAGGgagttaatgaaaaaaatcaCATAATAGACAAGAATAAAGTAGAGAGTGCGaacaagtacatatatacaaaattccCGGCTTTTGATAcgcacaaaaaaataaaagattataACAAAAAGATATCGGAGCTTGTTTTGGAGAATgggaaattaaaaagatatatgaaaaatatagagaagagaataatagaagaaaatgataattttaatacaaattttaGCAATTATGAAATAGCTATATGTAAAGCCCTTCGTCTAGGatattcatgtatatatttatgttgtGCATTAAgtaaagtaataaataaaagtaaaaaatttgtgTTCACAGAATTACTTAGACGAAGGGATAAATTTAAGAACAATTTAATAAGGTCTTATATTCACAAAAACTCTTTTGATaagttatttataaatagtttgttcataaaaatagataatatatatgaaaaaaataaaaatttttttacgtCAACTGTGGTTGCACTGATAAAAAGGAAGAtgaaatgtatttttaaaatgtttatgaataaaattttagaattaaCAAATCAGGAGCAAATTTTtcctaataataaattagtaCAATATGTATGTCATATGAACTCTAATCAGTCAAATGTGAGCACAGTTGAAAAGAGGGATCTAACATTAGGTTTAGTAAAATTAATGGATATTTTAAGAATTCACGCATATGCAATTCTTAAATATAGTTTCACAAAGATTCAAAAAAAGGATGCAAACAATTTATTTGCAAAAGGAAGAAGTAGTAAAAGTTTTACATGTACGAGTGAACAGAGTAACAATTTAGTGATACTTGATAGGGACCGAATTAACGAAGAATGGAAAAAGGACAGaatggaaaaggaaaatgcaGTAGAGAAATTTAATGGGGGTAAAGCCAATTACTATAAGGAAAATGATGAATGTGAtgaaaatagtaaatatgCTGAAAAAGGAgtggaagaaaaaaacaaagtagTTAGCCATGTCAGCAGTATCTGTAATAGAGATACAAGAAGAATCTTTCCTAATAACAATAAtcttgaaaaaaaggaaaaagtagAATTTGCACACGGGAaaaatcatttattattGGATAAACAAAATGGGAGATACAACTTGCATGATGCATATTTTAACTTCGAGCAAGACAACCCAAGTGTGCGTAGTCACTTACCTCACCCGAAGGAAGTATacaattatttgtattataaagaattaaaaaaattaaaaaaaagtactcCTGATAATTTCTTGAATAATGATGAAAGTACTGATTTTGAGGACTACTTACAATGTGTAGAAAAAAATGGTGAAGTGTGTTATTTGGACGATTCTTTAatggaaaaatttttttttaagaggCAGTCTACAAGAAACACATCAGATGAAGACACATTAAATGGCAATATTGAAGATAATGGTATCGAAAGTTACaaatacaaagaaaaaaatataaataaaaataatttgatatTTGATTATACAGAGACGAAGGAAAGCAAAAAGAATAATACTGAACTTTTCCTCAATAGAGTGTCATCATTTTCCAACTcgtataaattaaattttatagacAAAAAGAATTTGCATGAAGATAATTTCATTAATCCTCCTTtgttatatgaaaataaaaaaatagctcAAAGGGAGAATCAATCGAAtgaggaaaaattaaatgaaggaaaaaaaaaaaaaaaaaaaattaatttttatgaacaaattGAGCTGAAATCAGAGTGTTCAGAAAATTTGATCAACATTCTGGATAATAGCAAAAAAGAGGGGTAtcaaaaagatgaaaatatCCTGAACagttcatttaaaaaaaagaataatatgaaGTTAAGTGATGGATTGATGAGGGATAATATACACCTTGACAATATAATATCTTGCAAAGATAATTACGAAAAAAGGGTTGAacaaatatatggaaaagaaaatatgggtgatgattattataattacaattGCGATTACGAATATGATGTTGAAGATTATAAAAGTGATAATagtataaaaagaaaaatttcaCTTCATGACtttgaagaaaaatttaGGAGTATGATGTATCAGTTGAGCACAGATAATGAGGAAAATGAAGATACTGAAAgtaaggaaaaagaaaatttgtACATTGACAGAATTCAGAATATGCAAAGAGGAttacacaaaataaaagaaaaaaattttttatgtctaGTAGGTGAAGGCCCACCAGATGTTTTGGAAATAAATTCCAATGGGAAATATAGTTTTATTGATGTGGatgaaaaagaagtaaaaggGGTGGATTCAAATGGTAAGAATAATAGGATACTTTGCGCTATCAGGAAGTACTGA